A part of Kryptolebias marmoratus isolate JLee-2015 linkage group LG8, ASM164957v2, whole genome shotgun sequence genomic DNA contains:
- the LOC108237588 gene encoding ceramide-1-phosphate transfer protein isoform X1, which translates to MTYRFQAKEQCFVCVHSAAVYRRSSEVVDCFKMSLSPNQIILEHYLTGWRGLIKFIDSLGKLFGFISSDALKKVEILVRFRNGDNGSEYTTVQSMVQFELQNELVDVNKTGIYPESGCRTLLRLHRALKWLELFLDRLRTSTEDSKTSVMCTEAYNASLAQHHPWLVKKAALGAFRFLPQRSEFFKIMNVGPPEKVVAVLGEAVVLISEVYRITEELYVKHNLLDLP; encoded by the exons ATGACCTATCGTTTCCAGGCAAAGGAGCAATGTTTCGTATGCGTTCACTCTGCGGCAGTTTATCGGAGGTCTTcg GAAGTGGTCGACTGTTTCAAAATGTCTCTGTCGCCAAATCAAATCATCCTTGAACACTACTTGACTGGATGGCGGGGTCTTATAAA GTTCATTGACAGCCTGGGGAAGCTCTTCGGCTTCATTTCAAGCGACGCTCTCAAGAAGGTCGAGATCCTGGTCAGGTTCCGGAACGGCGACAACGGCTCGGAGTACACCACCGTGCAGTCCATGGTCCAATTCGAGCTGCAGAACGAGCTGGTAGACGTGAACAAGACCGGCATCTATCCGGAGTCCGGCTGCCGCACTCTGCTCAGGCTCCACCGCGCTCTCAAGTGGCTGGAGCTCTTCCTGGACCGCCTCCGGACCAGCACCGAGGACAGCAAGACGTCCGTCATGTGCACGGAGGCCTACAACGCGTCTCTGGCGCAGCACCACCCGTGGTTGGTGAAGAAGGCGGCGCTCGGGGCTTTTCGTTTCCTGCCCCAGCGTTCCGAGTTCTTCAAGATCATGAACGTCGGCCCCCCCGAGAAGGTGGTGGCTGTGCTGGGGGAGGCCGTGGTTCTCATCTCTGAGGTGTATCGGATCACCGAAGAACTTTACGTAAAACACAACCTGCTGGACCTGCCGTAG
- the LOC108237588 gene encoding ceramide-1-phosphate transfer protein isoform X2, whose protein sequence is MTVDRIQEHFMSERCFPLLLFSLSCNRFIDSLGKLFGFISSDALKKVEILVRFRNGDNGSEYTTVQSMVQFELQNELVDVNKTGIYPESGCRTLLRLHRALKWLELFLDRLRTSTEDSKTSVMCTEAYNASLAQHHPWLVKKAALGAFRFLPQRSEFFKIMNVGPPEKVVAVLGEAVVLISEVYRITEELYVKHNLLDLP, encoded by the exons ATGACCGTGGATCGCATTCAGGAACACTTTATGTCTGAACGTTGTTTCCCGCTGCTGCTCTTCTCTTTGAGCTGCAATCG GTTCATTGACAGCCTGGGGAAGCTCTTCGGCTTCATTTCAAGCGACGCTCTCAAGAAGGTCGAGATCCTGGTCAGGTTCCGGAACGGCGACAACGGCTCGGAGTACACCACCGTGCAGTCCATGGTCCAATTCGAGCTGCAGAACGAGCTGGTAGACGTGAACAAGACCGGCATCTATCCGGAGTCCGGCTGCCGCACTCTGCTCAGGCTCCACCGCGCTCTCAAGTGGCTGGAGCTCTTCCTGGACCGCCTCCGGACCAGCACCGAGGACAGCAAGACGTCCGTCATGTGCACGGAGGCCTACAACGCGTCTCTGGCGCAGCACCACCCGTGGTTGGTGAAGAAGGCGGCGCTCGGGGCTTTTCGTTTCCTGCCCCAGCGTTCCGAGTTCTTCAAGATCATGAACGTCGGCCCCCCCGAGAAGGTGGTGGCTGTGCTGGGGGAGGCCGTGGTTCTCATCTCTGAGGTGTATCGGATCACCGAAGAACTTTACGTAAAACACAACCTGCTGGACCTGCCGTAG